In one Rutidosis leptorrhynchoides isolate AG116_Rl617_1_P2 chromosome 8, CSIRO_AGI_Rlap_v1, whole genome shotgun sequence genomic region, the following are encoded:
- the LOC139863792 gene encoding probable aquaporin NIP4-2: protein MAAAVTGDDSNISAVEKGKTDNDSDLIISTNPTIDLTQRLIAEFFGTYIIIFVGCSTVASDKLFDGKITFPGICVTWGLIVMATIYALQHVSAHFNPAVTVALAFLGMFPLNEVILYLASQLLGAVLASGTISLILNITPKAFFGTTPSGSTMQAIVVEIIVAFIMMFIVSGAINDRRAIKEHGGIIVGMTITLNIFAGGQISGASMNPARSLGPAMVLNNYNAIWVYIIGPIIGAIGGGFAYNLLKPTDKSLSDLIKRT, encoded by the exons ATGGCAGCTGCAGTTACTGGTGATGATTCAAATATTTCAGCAGTGGAAAAAGGCAAAACAGACAATGATTCCGATTTAATTATTTCCACTAATCCTACTATTGATTTGACCCAAAGG TTGATAGCCGAGTTTTTTGgaacatatattattatttttgtgggttgttcAACAGTGGCATCTGATAAACTTTTTGATGGTAAGATCACTTTTCCTGGTATATGTGTGACATGGGGGCTTATTGTTATGGCTACGATTTACGCCCTCCAACATGTATCAGCCCATTTCAATCCTGCTGTGACTGTCGCATTGGCTTTTTTGGGTATGTTTCCGTTAAATGAG GTGATTCTTTATCTAGCATCGCAACTGTTGGGGGCGGTTTTAGCCAGTGGAACAATATCCTTAATCTTGAACATAACTCCTAAAGCATTTTTTGGAACTACACCTTCCGGATCAACCATGCAAGCCATTGTTGTTGAGATAATCGTTGCTTTTATCATGATGTTTATTGTTTCGGGGGCCATTAATGATCGTAGGGCG ATTAAAGAACACGGTGGGATCATAGTGGGGATGACCATAACATTAAACATCTTTGCTGGAGG GCAAATTTCTGGAGCATCGATGAATCCGGCAAGAAGTCTTGGACCGGCTATGGTGTTAAACAATTACAATGCAATCTGGGTATACATCATCGGCCCGATAATTGGAGCTATCGGAGGAGGATTTGCCTACAACTTGCTAAAACCAACAGACAAATCTCTTAGTGATTTAATTAAGAGAACTTAA